In the genome of Desulfovibrio desulfuricans, one region contains:
- the dsrM gene encoding sulfate reduction electron transfer complex DsrMKJOP subunit DsrM, with translation MFNSLLLVLLIGAIAWAGAAVGLAGLFGVALPYVAVVVFIAGVVWRMVYWAKSPVPFCIPTTGGQEQSLDFIKQAKFDCPSTTWGVVQRMFLEVFCFRSLFRNTVADVQEFDPVSNGPRTIYYSSKWLWVFALLFHYCFLLVFIRHFRFFMEPVPSCIRFLETIDGIMQFGSPRFFWTGGLVLTALLFLLARRVFNQRLRYLSLANDYFPLWLLISIVGTGICLRYFDKTEIAQVKIFIMGLTHFAPVSTAGINALFFTHLTLVCVLLIYFPFSKLMHMPGVFFSPTRNMANNSRRVRHINPWNPPKQYFTYAEYEDTYRDAMAEAGLPLEKQPEKAAE, from the coding sequence ATGTTCAATTCATTACTGCTGGTGCTGCTCATAGGAGCCATCGCCTGGGCGGGAGCGGCCGTAGGGCTCGCGGGCCTGTTCGGCGTGGCGTTGCCTTATGTGGCAGTAGTCGTGTTCATCGCCGGTGTTGTCTGGCGCATGGTGTACTGGGCCAAATCGCCCGTGCCCTTCTGCATCCCCACTACTGGCGGGCAGGAGCAGTCGCTTGACTTCATCAAGCAGGCAAAATTCGACTGTCCCAGCACAACTTGGGGTGTTGTGCAGCGCATGTTCCTGGAAGTTTTCTGCTTCCGGTCGCTGTTCCGTAACACGGTTGCAGATGTGCAGGAATTTGACCCAGTCAGCAACGGGCCGCGCACCATTTATTATTCCTCCAAGTGGCTGTGGGTCTTTGCCCTGCTGTTCCACTACTGCTTCCTGCTGGTGTTTATCCGGCACTTCCGCTTTTTTATGGAACCCGTGCCCTCCTGTATCCGCTTTTTGGAGACTATTGACGGCATCATGCAGTTTGGCTCGCCCCGGTTCTTCTGGACCGGCGGTCTTGTGCTGACCGCCCTGCTGTTCTTGCTGGCTCGTCGCGTTTTCAACCAGCGTCTGCGCTATCTCTCGCTTGCCAACGACTACTTTCCCCTGTGGCTGCTCATCAGCATTGTGGGTACCGGCATCTGCCTGCGTTATTTCGATAAGACCGAAATCGCCCAGGTCAAGATTTTCATCATGGGTCTTACCCACTTTGCACCCGTGTCAACCGCTGGCATCAACGCCCTGTTCTTCACGCACCTTACTCTGGTCTGCGTACTGCTGATTTACTTCCCCTTCTCCAAGCTCATGCACATGCCGGGCGTGTTCTTTAGCCCCACGCGCAACATGGCGAACAATTCCCGCCGTGTACGCCACATCAACCCCTGGAATCCGCCCAAGCAGTACTTCACCTACGCCGAGTACGAGGACACCTACCGCGACGCCATGGCCGAAGCCGGGCTGCCGCTGGAAAAGCAACCCGAAAAGGCCGCCGAGTAA